DNA sequence from the Bacteroidia bacterium genome:
AAGCAAGCTAAAAGAATTTAACTTTGTAAGTACTTGATAATAACCATTAAACAAGGTAAAGCAAGAATATATGTAAAAACAAGGTAAAACGTCCAAAGGCAGCTTGCGTGAGGGATACGGAGCATGCCGTTAGGCAGTGCGAAGCGCAGCGTAGCACCGAAGCGAACGCGCAGTGCGCAGTAGCCCGACCCGAGCGCAGCGAAGGGACACGCCCAAAAGTAAAATTATTTTTTAGACTTGATGCATCGTTTCATAAATCTGCCATCCATAATCTGCATCCATAAGTCTAATTACTCTATCATTACAAATGCACCCCAGTAGTACGGTTCTTTATACTGTTTGCGAAGCGATTTCTGTGCAGTTTCAAAAGCTCTGCGTTTAGACATACCTTTTTTCTGCCAATTTTCATAAAATTTGGTCATGAGTAACTGCGTTGCTTCATCATTGACCTTCCACAAACTCATAATAATTTTCTGCGCTCCTGCCACCTTAAATGCCCTTTGTAAGCCATAAACTCCCTCTTTTCCCGTCTGACCCAGCCCCGTTTCGCATGCACTTAATACAACCAACTCCGTGCTGTCTAATTCCATACTCATGATTTCAAAAGCTGTAAGTTTGCCATCCTCTTTGTCAAAAGGGCGGATTTCCATTCTATCATACGATACTACACCCGCAAATAAAAGACCTGCATTTAACATGGCTTGCGTAGAACTTTGATACTGACCTTTGTTGAAATAACCATGCGTAGCAATATGCAATATACGTGGATTTTTAATGGACTTAATGTATTCCTCTGTGGCATCTGCCCCTATGACACAAGTAGCATTAGGTAAAAAAGCTGAAATTTGTTTGACCTCTCTCTCAGCACCCTCTAACTGACTCAATTCTTCTAAAAAACCCTCAAAAGTACGTTCTTGTTTTGTTTTTTCATTTTCTTTTATGTTCAGTTGCAGGTCAAATTTAGGATTACCTATTAAATAGTTATTTTTAGTTGTATAAGTATGTTGGTTCAAAATATCTTTGGTATTAGTTACATGAATAACTTGAACTTCATCCAATACATATTTTTTTGTTTCAGGATTGTACAAAGTAGATACATTGATTTGATGATATATTCCATCAGGAGAGAAATAAACTGTTTTTATGTCTTTAAGTTTATCATAGAGAGGTTTCCAAAAAACTGTATAGCTTAATGTGTCAGTATATTTATTTTTTATACTTCTGCGGTAGTTAGTAAAAAACTGTTTTTCTAAATTGGCGCTATTAGGGAAAATCAAAATATCTGGCGCGGGTGAGTCTTTCTTAATAATTAAAGCACCATATACGACTGTGCTATCTTTTGATGTGTTTTCTAATGATTCTATTCTAAATATTTCAATGCATGCCTGTTTATTTTTTAAGGCATTTTTGATGTCTTGCCAGTCGTATTTTCTGGGCGTGAATACGTGTTGAAAATCTTGACTTTGAACCGAAAGTTTTTTCTCCATCTCTGTGATTAAGTTTTTTAGACTGTCTAAGTTGATTTTTTTTCTCATCTGCTCATCTTTGGGTAAACTGGCTAATTTGCCGTAGTTTGCTTTCTGAGCTTTCCATTCAAAATACATTTCTTTAATTTTTTGGTCGTTACTATTCAAAATCCGTTTTTTCACTTTTTCAAAATCAGACAAAGACAAACCTTTACTTTTTATTACCATGTTATACGCAATTTGATTCAATGCGGGATGATTGTAATGTACAGCAGCCGAAAGAATAATAAAATATGCCGAATACATGAACTCCTCAAAAAACTTTTGTTTTTCGCTCTCAGAAAATGTGTAAAGATTGTTATCAATATGATATTGTACATTATTCAAGATTCTTTCGGCTTTTTTGATGACGGTATCATTACAAACCCGGGTAGTTTTTAATTTGCATTGTAGTGAATGAATAGTATTAGTTACCTTGTAAGGTTCATTTTTTGTTTCATAGTCTGATAATACATCACACAAGCTATCTGCTTTTAGATATTCTTTTATTCTGTATAGGTATTTTACCATTAGTTCCGATGCATGATTTTGATACTTACGGTTATTTTTTATGTTATTACTTTGCAAAATAATATTGATGTAAAAAAAGCTGCTGTCTACGTGGTGGGTATAGAAATAAGTCTTGGCTATATTATACAAGGTAAAAAAATACTCATCGTGTTCTTTGCTATAAATTTTTTCAATAGTAGCCAGGTTTTTCTTGTACAAGTTGAGAGCTGAATCATGTTTTTCTAATCTGTTATACAAGGTAGCTAGGTTGTTAACGACCTGTGTATAACGGGGGTGCTTGAAGGCTTTATGAAAATTATAGATATCCATGGACTGCTTAAAGTAGTACATAGATTTTTCATAGTTCCCAACATATAAATACAGCAAACCAAGATTGTTACAGGTAAGTCCATAATCTAAATGATTTTTACCTATCAGTTTAGCGTCTATTTCAAGGCATTTCTTCAAAAATAGTTCAGCTTTGGATAGATTTTGTGTATTAAAATACAATAACCCAATATCATTACATGCGTTAGAATATGCTAAATGCAACTCTCCTAAATTGTTTTTTACATACTCTAAAACATACAAGTAACAATGCTCAGCTAATTTATACTCATACAGGTTTTTATAAGCTATACCTAAGTTATTGATAGCTCTGGCTTTAAGCACAAAATAGATACTGTCTTTTAGATTATTGAAAGC
Encoded proteins:
- a CDS encoding CHAT domain-containing protein, with product MNMKKFYILAVLALTSHFCTAQYSIKDSFYLTHQNYEYKKSINLGNRLIATLSEKDKKDTAYSNILNLQFRNYLFLRDHKKALICAKEDSILQYAFNNLKDSIYFVLKARAINNLGIAYKNLYEYKLAEHCYLYVLEYVKNNLGELHLAYSNACNDIGLLYFNTQNLSKAELFLKKCLEIDAKLIGKNHLDYGLTCNNLGLLYLYVGNYEKSMYYFKQSMDIYNFHKAFKHPRYTQVVNNLATLYNRLEKHDSALNLYKKNLATIEKIYSKEHDEYFFTLYNIAKTYFYTHHVDSSFFYINIILQSNNIKNNRKYQNHASELMVKYLYRIKEYLKADSLCDVLSDYETKNEPYKVTNTIHSLQCKLKTTRVCNDTVIKKAERILNNVQYHIDNNLYTFSESEKQKFFEEFMYSAYFIILSAAVHYNHPALNQIAYNMVIKSKGLSLSDFEKVKKRILNSNDQKIKEMYFEWKAQKANYGKLASLPKDEQMRKKINLDSLKNLITEMEKKLSVQSQDFQHVFTPRKYDWQDIKNALKNKQACIEIFRIESLENTSKDSTVVYGALIIKKDSPAPDILIFPNSANLEKQFFTNYRRSIKNKYTDTLSYTVFWKPLYDKLKDIKTVYFSPDGIYHQINVSTLYNPETKKYVLDEVQVIHVTNTKDILNQHTYTTKNNYLIGNPKFDLQLNIKENEKTKQERTFEGFLEELSQLEGAEREVKQISAFLPNATCVIGADATEEYIKSIKNPRILHIATHGYFNKGQYQSSTQAMLNAGLLFAGVVSYDRMEIRPFDKEDGKLTAFEIMSMELDSTELVVLSACETGLGQTGKEGVYGLQRAFKVAGAQKIIMSLWKVNDEATQLLMTKFYENWQKKGMSKRRAFETAQKSLRKQYKEPYYWGAFVMIE